TGCCAAAAAGGATGAATCACTAAGTCAGCGATACTGAAACCGTAGTATAAATACCACAAGTGGTATCTAAACAAAATTATAGCGATTGTTCGAAACTGCCAACCCCCCAGTATATCtttagatatttcttaggccagcagagaaagccttgaaggccccgacggcccgccatacatctatatttatttatatatatatatatatatatatatatatatatatatatatatatatatatatatatatatatatatatatatatatatatatatatatatatatatatatatatatatatatatatatatatatatatatatatatatatatatatatatatatatatatatatatatatatatatatatatatatatatatatatatatatatatatatatatatatatatatacatcgtGTGAATTAATCAAGCGTTGTCTCGCCGTTATATAATGGCAACCAGCGAGTCGACCCAATGCCACATAGCAAAGGGCTGACTTGAGCCCGTAAGAGGTCACACAAAAGATGGCCGCCAGTGACGTATTAATACTATACAATTAGCCCAAAGACCACTGAAATCGTATTGGAGCACAGCACCTGACGTCATCGACGTGCGACGGTGACCGTGTGTTTAGCCGATCCGCGACTTTTTTCAATTGAGCCATGATTTGAGCTAGAATTCGTATTTTGTCTATTGACGGTGTTGTCCATCTTAAAATGAAGACGAACGACGGACGAGTGGTACGTACTGAGCTATTTTGACCTGAAATCTTattgattacattttgaaaCGCCGATTTAAACAGTAGATGCATTTCTCAAAGCGTGATGGCGGTCCGTGAGAACCGAACTTGAAAGCCTGATGAAATGAGACCAACTttgattgttcattcattctctgaaccgctttgtctcacaagggtcgcggagggtgcctgagcctatcccaactgacttcgggaCACCCTGAAGCGGTGGCAaaggagacgggcaaccattcacgctcacatctAGTGTGCAACCAGCCTACAGcctttgagatgtgggaggaaacaggagtacctagagaaaacccatggaGGCCTGGGAAGAACCCCACACAGGTGGGCTGACCCACCAAACcctccatgtatagtaaggctaaaaaaaaaaaaaaaatacgaccatgtatagtaaggttttttttaacgacatagtatagtaaggcttctttttttaaatgcccatTTATAGTGAATACCCCCCAAACACGACCATGTATAgcgcatgtgtcaaagtggcggcccgggggccaaatctggcctgccgcatcattttgtgtggcccgggaaagtaaatcatgagtgccgactttctgttttaggatctaaCTTAAACTAAGAGTGtggatgtattttaaatttcctgattttcccccttttaaatcaataaatgtaattttttaatcattttttctgtgtttttaggtcaaaataattttgtaaagtgtaaaattatatttaaaaagctcaaacaaacatcgttttagatctataaaaaaactgaatattctgtgcttttaatccagttcttttaatccatttataaaaagtctaggtttatctaaaatggtccggcccagatgaaatcaagttgacgttaaccaacccgagtctgacaccactGATGTATAAttaggcttttaaaaaataaaaactacattgtatatagtatggctttaaaaaaaaaaacgacctaATCCAAAGGCTTATCtcatcaaaaacgacatagtatatctaataaggctattttttctttaaaaatgacacggtatatatagtaaggcttttttctctaaaaaaacaacataaatcaaAGTCAAGGACACATAATAGAACAAGAGATACTTTGCTGTCaacttttatttctattttttcagattagtgacaaaggcaaaaatggatgacttttgGGATGGACAGTCTTCCAACCAAAAGGTTTCTCAAAGCGTGGAGAGCGAGGACACctgaagaccaaaaaaaagtacgtttaaaagaaattcatgttgctgtgcagtatcttttttgtttttcttagacTCACCTGCGGGTGGCGGTGATGTAGGATGTAGATTTCACTGGTTTGCTTTGCTTCTTAATAAGCTTACCAAATCGGTTCCACTTGAAGAGACAAATAACCAAATACTACTGCCTACATCTtgaagagtggtggcccagtggataagtcatcagtttctcACCTCTgtcgtcctgggttcaaatcccagtgcatgcaaagatttttccaatattattcaagtaaatgaatgagataaaagtacaagtactcaTTCTTACACtcgcagggtggtggcccagtggttaagtcatcagcctcccacctctgtcgtcctgggttccaatcccagtgcatgcaaagattttcccaatattattcaggtaaatgaatgagatacaagtacaagtactacttctttcactcgcagggtggtggcccagtggttaagtcatcagcctcccacctctgcggtcctgggttcaaatcccagtgcatgcaaagattttcccaatattattcaggtaaatgaatgcgatacaagtacaagtactactgcttactcCCACAGGAtgatggcccagtggttaagtcatcagctttccacctctgtggtcctgggttcaaatcccagtgcaagcaaagattttcccaatattattcagttaaaagaataagttctaatgcctaagtgtctaactgaataagtatttagtggtggatgaaacatttagtcaaaaaatcactaagtgtctcaggtaaatgaaagaggtaaaagtataagtactaccactttctctcaccgggtggtggcccagtggataagtcatcagtctttcacctctgtggtcctgggttcaaatcccagtgcaggcaaagattttccaaatattattcagttaaaagaataagttaaaatgcctatgtgtttaacttaataagtcttcaatggtggatgaagcattttgtccaaaaaatgactaagtgtttcaccccatttccttggataaaacgtttcaacacctatgtataagtggggcacgagttggtgtagtgggttgcacactcgcctttgcacggagagaacgtgagttcgcttcccggtgtcggcggttcactgaccaagcaagcggtcgagggtcggccgaaggccgacccgagaacgcctttcgcacagacaggtcccttcaacattcttccgaactgccgaaggcagttcggaatataaccttttgctgaaaagtatgactaagtgtttaatataaattaaaaagtttttctttttttttctcttcgcatttcatttactgaactacacagtgtagtgatcagccaaaggtcgacagcgggaagcgaacccaggtctccccgaccggagtccagtgcactaacctctgcgccaccaagtggataCACTTTCCTAAGTAATCATCTGAGTCTCTTGACAAGATgtgcacagaaacaactaagggaaaatgtgtggatttgaacccaggccacccaGACAAATGAAGACTGACTCATAGCGCACACAGTGAGTATGCGCCTGCCACCCAAGTGGACGCTGGTTCGCATCCCACTGGCGACATAAGAAAAAATACCTTTTATTAAAGAACACTTTACaaattatattttacattttaatatattaacattttacataaaatgtgttaaaataatTGGCCTGCATAAGCAAAAGATACTGGCTATTTGCTGGTATTAAAAGCAAGCCTTCCAAACACTTATTGGTCCAAAATGCATTTGCGTCACGCCGGCAACAAAACGTCCATCACAACCGCCAGCTGTCGAAAGAGCGCATGGTGACGTTGTTCTGCCAGTCGCCCTGGTCGACATCCGGGTCTGCCGAATGACGGGGACACAGCTCAAACCCACAACTGTCACAGGGTGAGGCAAGCAGGCCTTGACTTGTCGGACGGTCGGCTGCACCTCattcttctccttctcctcttccatGTTGTCCAATGCATCTTTCATGACACAAAGACAAATATTTCTCAACACTGCCCAAgatgactacttttttttttttttacagtggcgACATGGTTTTCAACCTGGCATGAAGAAGGTGGTGTCGATGTGCATCTGTCCCAACTGCTCCTGTGGCCAGTCAGCGAGCTCTTCCCGACTGGACGCTGTGATAAACTTTGATAAACCTGCACACAAACCAATAGAACAGAACAAAATATTGACCCAAGAAGAATTATGATAAAATCAGGCAACAGCTTCAGTATAGTttgtttgttcaaaaataaactCAACTATATTCACTCAACCAAGGcactaatattttattatttctatttaaataaagaaatagcCTTAGACGCTAGTAGGGAAAACCGCTGAGTAACATTTAGAGCTTGCGTAAGTTTAGTGCGTTCAGAGGTCAGACACTCTGCCGCCTGATAAAACACAGGTAAATGATTTGATTATTAACCCTGGTTTTatgcattagtttttttttggggggggtgggggggggtgtaAAAATTCAGTGGTCGTGGCACGCTTAAGGGGGATGATGCCATTCCAATTTGACAGAAGAGAAGATCAAAATGCCATACAGTTATGTGATATTCAAAATGACTTATGTAATGCAAGAatgacctgcaaaaaaaatacaaatacatttccaaatctagatttgaaaattaatttgtattttttgtggacTGCAAGAAtggtctgcaaaaaaaaatacaaatacattttcaaatctatatttaaaacttaatttatatatcttactgatagcaaaaaaaaagcaaactaagATCGACAAAATTTCTGATGACCACTatgttccttttctttaatgttacaAGTAGTTCTTACATTGTTTACCCAGTCATGGGACATTTCCTTTGTGTGACTCATACAGGCCCTCCCTCTTCTCTTTTGAGAATCCTCTAGTCATGTTTTGAGTTAAGTCTACAATGAACAGTGCAGTGTCATGCTTAGCCTTGGGCCCGCCCCTGCTGTTATTCCAGGCCGTTGCTCAACTTCccaactctctctctcccgcctCCCAAATTGCTGTGTCACGTTAAGTCGCTCACGGCCCCGTGCTGTTTATGCTGAGCTGTCTTCCTGTTTTCATTCCGCTAGTCTAGTGGGAGGGAAGTAGGAGGAGAGTATAAAAGCGCAGCTGGCAGACGCAAAGTGAACAAAGAGGACTGCAAACGACGGAGTGACTGTGGAACCTGACTTGGGAGAAAAGCAACACGATGGAAACGCCAAAGACGCAAACAACTGAAAAGTAAGAATGCATTGGATTTCTCAAAATCCCAAAAAACTGCACTGGTTTATTATGCTTAACACACTAGATGCAATGTGTATTTATCTTTAATAATAACTGTATTTACCCTACAGGGACCTGTCAGAACAAATCAAACGGGTGACAATGGAGATTCACATGAGGGCAGAGAACACCGAATTAATGCTGAGCTTCCAGAAAGGACAAGTCACTATGCCACAGTATAAGGTAATACGGATTTCATACtgtgtttttattcatattcaaCACCTTCTCTCATCTCCTACTGTGCTTTTTATACATATTCATCATCTCATTCTCTTCTATTAGCTTCTCCTTAGCTCCCTTCATGAGATCTACCAGACTTTGGAAGAGGAACTGGACAAGAACTCATGCCACCCCGCAGTGGAGCCTATATACTTTCCCTCCGAACTGGCTAGATTGGAACCTATCGAGAAAGATCTAGAGTTCTTCTACGGTCCAAACTGGAAGGATAAGATCGTGGTGCCCGCAGCCACGAGAAAATACTGCGACAGAATCCGAAAGGTCCGTCTAAATCAATTATAAAAAGGGACATTTCCCTCTACGCGACTACGATCCTCATCcataattttccattttttcagaTTGGGAAAGAGAACCCAGAATACCTGGTGGCCCACGCTTATACTCGTTACCTTGGCGACTTGTCCGGTGGCCAGGTCCTAGGTCGCATTGCCCAAAAGTCCATGGGCCTGAAGAACGGCGAGGGCTTGGCCTTCTTCGCCTTCCCTGGGGTATCCAGCCCCAACCTGTTCAAGCAGCTCTACCGCAGTCGCATGAACGTCCTGGAGTTGAGCGAGAAACAGAGGAAGGGCATTCTGGATGAGGCTGTCAATTCCTTTGAGCTTAACATCCAGGTAGGATAGCGATACTTGAGTGAAGAGCTTTGGGCTGTAAGGGGACACAGAATGGTTCATGTCACACTTGCAGTCTTCAACTGACTTTGTAGTATTATTGTTCACTTTCTTATTATATCTAACATATGGATTGTGTTTTACCGAAAGGTCTTTGAGGATGTGCAGAAGGTGCTGAATATCACTGAAAAGCAGATGGACTCCAAACATGTGGGATCCAAGAATGGTCTGCAGAGCTCCATGATGTCCACTTCGTTCTACAGGATGCTTCTCGGGATCTTGGTGGTTGTTGTCACCATGGGAATCTGTATGTCGTAGGGCACAATGTCAGCTGACTCAAGAGTTCCTGCAAAAATGACTGAAAGGGTTAATAATGTACATTCATACCAGACAATTACCTttgaaaagtatatatatttttgtgttttagaaaTGAAGAAGGGTATAAGCCATTAGGgttataagtataagtatttttttaaaaagaggacTTTACTGGTCCTACATTAGGACTGATAGCGCCAATTTTAATTTGTGAATAATGTAAAAAGAAGCTGATTTACATACCCATTCTGCCTAATTCTAGCATAGGTCAAGAAAGTTGACATGACTTCTTATGTAATCTGTTCGAACAATTCACCTCGGTCTGCCGAAACTGATGCCAATCTAATCAGTAGAATGACATAAATGCAAACAGTTTATACTGAATTTCACTAGAAAAGGAATTTGGTACAATGGGAAACGGTAGTACATTCTCTTTTGCTTAAATTGCACCCATTTAAGATTTAAAACGAATGAAAACTACTTCTGAATTGTTTGTTCCTTTGAACTTTTACTATTTACTGTACATAATTGTAcataaaatatactgtattgtcTAATTCAATTCTAAAATGTGTACTGCCATATGATGTTTTATTAAAGTGTTTTGTTATAATTACATCTTGGAAttaccagttttttttatagccaTGTTGAATGTctcctttttttgcctttaatGCACTCTGCCTACAAAT
This region of Stigmatopora nigra isolate UIUO_SnigA chromosome 6, RoL_Snig_1.1, whole genome shotgun sequence genomic DNA includes:
- the hmox1b gene encoding heme oxygenase, which gives rise to METPKTQTTEKDLSEQIKRVTMEIHMRAENTELMLSFQKGQVTMPQYKLLLSSLHEIYQTLEEELDKNSCHPAVEPIYFPSELARLEPIEKDLEFFYGPNWKDKIVVPAATRKYCDRIRKIGKENPEYLVAHAYTRYLGDLSGGQVLGRIAQKSMGLKNGEGLAFFAFPGVSSPNLFKQLYRSRMNVLELSEKQRKGILDEAVNSFELNIQVFEDVQKVLNITEKQMDSKHVGSKNGLQSSMMSTSFYRMLLGILVVVVTMGICMS